A genomic stretch from Salarias fasciatus chromosome 10, fSalaFa1.1, whole genome shotgun sequence includes:
- the rsf1b.1 gene encoding remodeling and spacing factor 1 isoform X1, with protein MSAPAAAPSSAPALGPNFAVICSFLERYGALLDLPELTFPQLERDLRDSCSVPKLLVDLHVKLLRKIGKSVSADRWEKYLVKVCQELSSTWAWELEEKGYQQMTLESKTGILKYLCECQFDDNVKFKTAINDEDPDKMRVQPIGRDKDGLMYWFQLDQDNNVRMYVEEQDDLDGSSWKCIVRDRNELAEVVALLKTQIDPELLKRELEKKAQQEEDKDGAEGEAKKTDETSDDDSKDSSKAVCPVSPKTEDKDKTTASDGLKTETETSEDKSSTVNGAVDSKPEAESIGAKAQSIKEEPMEVSDCKTSTSETTKSSLSPCLSVKTEKEAEEVKKTEEFQPSMKNDQQAKIPLKKRGMKFTEDFDRNSAIITQNPSACGLKEAPKAPEQNRGRNDHINGDVQATSDKETLKDREHSIQPEKCKDVASGKDRKDQVCTETKETPGLEEKGTIKDRTQAAQSHQDGREKEGVAKDEGKVAEVRKDEGKAAGGRKDEGRKDEGRKDEGKAAGGRKDEGRKDEGRKDEGKAAGGRKDEGRKDEGRKDEVRKDEGKAAGGRKDEVRKDEGKAAGGRKDEGRKDEVRKDEGKVAEGRKDEVRKDEGKAAGGRKDEGKVAEGRKDEGKAAGGRKDEGRKDEGKAAGGRKDEGRKDEVRKDEGKAAGGRKDEGKAAGGRKDEGKAAGGKAAEVRRDEGRKDEGKAAEVRRDEGRKDEGKAAEVRRDEGRKDEGKAAEVRKDEGRKDEVRKDEGKAAEGKAAEVRRDEGRKDEGKAAEVRRDEGRKDEGKAAEVRRDEGRKDEGKAAEVRKDEGRKDKVRKDEGKAAEGRKDEGKAAGGRKDEVRKDEGKAAEGRKDEGKAAEGRKDEVRKDEGKAAEGRKDEVRKDEGKAAEGRKDEGRKDEGRKDEVRKDEGKAAEGRKDEGKAAEGRKDEVRKDEGRKDEGKAAEVRKDEVRKDEGRKDEGKAAEGRKDEVRKDEGRKDEGKAAEVRKDEVRKDEGRKDEGRKDEGKAAEVRKDKVCPDQKKSPDMGMKSSDPKAKVLAMVEKTPTEQPGRERMKMEAHKSPPPADAMPPPEDINSVVETSLNHEEKKESKPAAAEHRDGTSIKDRTATSIEFQTLNVNRQRKSKDSGESEETHEDSHMDTSVSSQTPEAETSESITDKPTKLSHQKHKETSQTTAGKSEKPVVSEQSGGSAEKLPAGEDPPQKSVLCLNPVSQSDAKEAEEPSVSEGSQEKEDAKGSTEPPGKELDQSQASKPAKMDIQDADGRTAVDCGDSPALHAGKKRDSTSEPMEVTELDDKFNRTENDGLKSVLQMKTGEVSSGRDEASSPVKKTNISEESKNTAENPETGDEKVSTDEKRQIKDTKNVPGKESKKDREEDKKTLSKPQDPQSSSEPEKHPSKETDPPADGGEKTASPVNRDLANGVEALMDIQLADIRRKNKSLAHRRKAELQREERQGDSESDTNTGMSLRRSPRISRPTPKAVEIQDKKVEKSAATPPKSKDKDEEGDDDEEEEDEEEAKAVQKKPREKKAVQEGQPKPKGRKRRKLRWSNTRTRRRKKDSEDEDDNSDEESSEDEESEEEDDDSDEDYKVERSRKRRGRNRERRSSDSSTSSDDDLPPNDDPCKHCGLPNHPELILLCDSCDSGYHTACLRPPLMIIPYGEWFCPPCQHKQLCDKLEEQLLNLDTALKKKERAERRKERLIYVGISLENIITPSVEVEEEKPEVLIKEKKEAKRSKSWGRRSTRAKKTISYRFDEFDEAIEEAIEEDIKEAEGGGAGRGKDMANITGHRGKDMSTILQAEEGKENGRPPRPSAAQRRKKRRRLNDLDSDSTVDEEESEDEFRLSDSSEEEFVASDNATEPESEQEDSDGGSSGKRRRSSHSRRAVKCRRSSRKRRRPRGYSDDEEDETDEDDDDEEIVTEGSSEFSDSDLDMSRRRSRRSHKKQVNYCETSESEGSQAGTNRARMKPGRLPDSSESDASFSKESSEERRERRPQRRADSSEDESRQRRRRLALKRRRASEDDDSDDSSDDSSEEDRPVRKRVNRIDSDDEEEEEEPTPQEEEKPKEREESKGTAPSEPPPIKSLEGLAGRPAPAPPLDPPKNTSAAAPNGLVGTDVAAPDEDEDDLLGVTDLVDYVCNNEDL; from the exons TACCTGTGCGAGTGTCAGTTTGACGACAACGTGAAGTTCAAGACGGCCATCAACGACGAGGACCCCGATAAGATGCGCGTGCAGCCCATCGGCCGGGACAAGGACGGCCTGATGTACTGGTTCCAGCTGGACCAGGACAACAACGTGCGCATGTACGTGGAGGAGCAGGACGACCTGGACGGATCCTCCTGGAAGTGCATCGTCAG AGACAGAAACGAGCTGGCCGAGGTGGTGGCTCTGCTGAAGACCCAGATCGACCCGGAGCTGCtgaagagggagctggagaagaaagctcagcaggaggaagacaagGACGGCGCCGAAG GTGAAGCTAAAAAGACAGACGAAACCTCCGATGATGACAGCAAAGACTCCAGCAAGGCCGTCTGTCCAGTCTCACCAAAGACAGAGGACAAAGACAAAACGACAGCGAGTGACGGCCTGAAGACAGAAACGGAGACCTCTGAGGACAAATCTTCAACAGTAAACGGAGCCGTCGACAGCAAACCTGAGGCTGAAAGCATCGGCGCTAAAGCCCAGAGCATCAAAGAAGAACCCATGGAGGTGTCGGACTGTAAGACGAGTACCAGCGAAACAACCAAATCCTCCCTGTCACCATGTTTAtcagtgaagacagaaaaagaggcggaggaggtgaagaagacAGAGGAGTTCCAGCCAAGCATGAAGAACGACCAGCAGGCCAAAATCCCCCTGAAGAAGAGAGGGATGAAGTTCACTGAGGACTTTGACAGAAACAGTGCCATCATCACACAAAACCCTTCAGCATGTGGCCTCAAGGAGGCGCCCAAAGCTCCGGAGCAGAACAGGGGCAGGAACGATCACATCAACGGAGACGTCCAGGCCACGTCGGACAAAGAGACGCTGAAAGACAGAGAGCACTCAATCCAGCCGGAAAAATGTAAAGACGTGGCTTCAGGCAAGGACAGAAAGGACCAAGTCTGCACAGAGACGAAGGAAACGCCCGGCCTGGAGGAGAAAGGGACGATAAAAGACAGAACACAGGCAGCCCAGTCTCATCAAGATGGCAGAGAAAAGGAGGGTGTGGCCAAGGACGAGGGCAAGGTGGCTGAGGTCAGGAAGGACGAGGGCAAGGCTGCCGGGGGCAGGAAGGACGAGGGCAGGAAGGACGAGGGCAGGAAGGACGAGGGCAAGGCTGCCGGGGGCAGGAAGGACGAGGGCAGGAAGGACGAGGGCAGGAAGGACGAGGGCAAGGCTGCCGGGGGCAGGAAGGACGAGGGCAGGAAGGACGAGGGCAGGAAGGACGAGGTCAGGAAGGACGAGGGCAAGGCTGCCGGGGGCAGGAAGGACGAGGTCAGGAAGGACGAGGGCAAGGCTGCCGGGGGCAGGAAGGACGAGGGCAGGAAGGACGAGGTCAGGAAGGACGAGGGCAAGGTGGCTGAGGGCAGGAAGGACGAGGTCAGGAAGGACGAGGGCAAGGCTGCCGGGGGCAGGAAGGACGAGGGCAAGGTGGCTGAGGGCAGGAAGGACGAGGGCAAGGCTGCCGGGGGCAGGAAGGACGAGGGCAGGAAGGACGAGGGCAAGGCTGCCGGGGGCAGGAAGGACGAGGGCAGGAAGGACGAGGTCAGGAAGGACGAGGGCAAGGCTGCCGGGGGCAGGAAGGACGAGGGCAAGGCTGCCGGGGGCAGGAAGGACGAGGGCAAGGCTGCCGGGGGCAAGGCGGCTGAGGTCAGGAGGGACGAGGGCAGAAAGGACGAGGGCAAGGCGGCTGAGGTCAGGAGGGACGAGGGCAGAAAGGACGAGGGCAAGGCGGCTGAGGTCAGGAGGGACGAGGGCAGAAAGGACGAGGGCAAGGCGGCTGAGGTCAGGAAGGACGAGGGCAGGAAGGACGAGGTCAGGAAGGACGAGGGCAAGGCGGCCGAGGGCAAGGCGGCTGAGGTCAGGAGGGACGAGGGCAGAAAGGACGAGGGCAAGGCGGCTGAGGTCAGGAGGGACGAGGGCAGAAAGGACGAGGGCAAGGCGGCTGAGGTCAGGAGGGACGAGGGCAGAAAGGACGAGGGCAAGGCGGCTGAGGTCAGGAAGGACGAGGGCAGGAAGGACAAGGTCAGGAAGGACGAGGGCAAGGCGGCCGAGGGCAGGAAGGACGAGGGCAAGGCTGCCGGGGGCAGGAAGGACGAGGTCAGGAAGGACGAGGGCAAGGCGGCCGAGGGCAGGAAGGACGAGGGCAAGGCAGCTGAGGGCAGGAAGGACGAGGTCAGGAAGGACGAGGGCAAGGCGGCTGAGGGCAGGAAGGACGAGGTCAGGAAGGACGAGGGCAAGGCGGCCGAGGGCAGGAAGGACGAGGGCAGGAAGGACGAGGGCAGGAAGGACGAGGTCAGGAAGGACGAGGGCAAGGCAGCTGAGGGCAGGAAGGACGAGGGCAAGGCGGCTGAGGGCAGGAAGGACGAGGTCAGGAAGGACGAGGGCAGGAAGGACGAGGGCAAGGCGGCTGAGGTCAGGAAGGACGAGGTCAGGAAGGACGAGGGCAGGAAGGACGAGGGCAAGGCGGCTGAGGGCAGGAAGGACGAGGTCAGGAAGGACGAGGGCAGGAAGGACGAGGGCAAGGCGGCTGAGGTCAGGAAGGACGAGGTCAGGAAGGACGAGGGCAGGAAGGACGAGGGCAGGAAGGACGAGGGCAAGGCGGCTGAGGTCAGGAAGGACAAGGTCTGCCCAGACCAGAAGAAAAGCCCAGACATGGGCATGAAAAGTTCAGACCCGAAGGCGAAAGTTCTGGCCATGGTGGAAAAAACTCCCACAGAGCAGCCCGGAAGAGAAAGAATGAAGATGGAAGCACACAagtctcctccaccagcagacGCAATGCCGCCACCTGAAGACATCAACAGTGTGGTGGAGACATCCTTAAAtcatgaagagaagaaagagtccaaaccagcagctgcagagcaccGTGATGGGACCTCCATAAAAGACAGAACAGCAACGTCCATCGAGTTCCAGACACTAAACGTAAACCGCCAACGCAAATCGAAAGATTCAGGAGAATCAGAGGAAACCCATGAAGACTCCCATATGGACACATCAGTGTCCAGTCAGACTCCAGAAGCAGAGACGTCAGAGAGCATCACAGACAAACCCACTAAACTGAGCcaccagaaacacaaagagacgtCCCAGACTACGGCAGGGAAATCAGAGAAACCTGTAGTTTCAGAACAGTCAGGAGGATCTGCGGAGAAACTACCTGCAGGAGAAGATCCTCCGCAGAAATCCGTCCTCTGTCTAAACCCTGTGTCACAATCCGACGCTAAGGAAGCAGAAGAACCGTCGGTCAGTGAGGGGTCCCAGGAAAAAGAGGACGCCAAGGGAAGCACAGAACCTCCTGGTAAAGAGCTGGACCAATCCCAGGCAAGTAAGCCTGCAAAGATGGACATCCAGGACGCAGATGGAAGGACAGCTGTGGACTGTGGTGACAGCCCAGCTCTGCATGCTGGCAAGAAGAGAGACTCTACGTCCGAGCCGATGGAAGTAACGGAACTGGACGATAAATTCAACCGAACAGAGAACGACGGGTTGAAGTCTGTCCTTCAGATGAAGACCGGAGAGGTGTCTTCAGGGAGAGATGAAGCATCCAGTCCTGTGAAGAAGACAAATATCTCTgaagaaagcaaaaacacagctgaaaacCCAGAGACTGGCGACGAGAAAGTGTCCACTGACGAGAAGAGACAAATCAAAGATACTAAGAATGTCCCTGGCAAGGAGAgcaaaaaagacagagaggaggacaagAAAACCTTGTCCAAACCGCAAGACCCCCAATCCTCCAGCGAACCCGAGAAACACCCGAGCAAAGAAACAGACCCTCCCGCTGACGGAGGCGAGAAGACGGCGTCTCCGGTGAACCGGGACCTGGCCAACGGCGTGGAGGCTCTGATGGACATCCAGCTGGCTGACATTCGCCGGAAAAACAAATCTCTGGCGCACCGCCGGAAAGCCGAGCTGCAGCGAGAGGAGCGGCAGGGAGACTCGGAGTCGGACACCAACACGGGGATGTCCCTCCGGAGGTCGCCCAGGATCTCCAGGCCCACGCCCAAAGCCGTGGAGATCCAGGACAAGAAGGTGGAGAAGTCTGCCGCGACGCCGCCCAAGAGCAAGGACAAGGACGAGGAAGGGGACGatgacgaggaagaggaggatgaggaggaggcgAAGGCCGTCCAGAAGAAGCCCAGAGAGAAGAAGGCGGTCCAGGAGGGACAACCCAAACCCAAG gggaggaagaggcggaAGCTGCGCTGGTCCAACACCAGGACCCGCCGCAGGAAAAAAGACTCCGAGGACGAAGACGACAACAGCGACGAGGAGTCCAGCGAGgacgaggagagcgaggaggaggacgacgacagCGACGAAGACTACAAGGTGGAGCGGTCCCGGAAGAGGCGCGGCAGGAACCGCGAGAGGCGGAGCTCCGACTCGTCCACGTCCAGCGACGACGACCTGCCGCCCAACGACGACCCCTGCAAGCACTGCGGCCTTCCAAACCACCCCGAGCTG ATCTTGCTGTGCGACTCCTGCGACAGCGGCTACCACACGGCGTGCCTGCGGCCCCCCCTCATGATCATCCCGTACGGGGAGTGGTTCTGCCCCCCCTGTCAGCAC aagcagctctgcgacaagctggaggagcagctgctgaaccTGGACACCGctctgaagaagaaggagcGGGCAGAGAGACG GAAAGAGCGTCTGATCTACGTGGGAATCAGCCTGGAGAACATCATCACGCCGTCT gtggaggtggaggaggagaagcccgAGGTCCTCatcaaggagaagaaggaggccAAGAGGAGCAAGAGCTGGGGCCGAAGGTCCACCAGGGCCAAGAAGACCATCAGCTACAG GTTCGACGAGTTCGACGAGGCCATCGAGGAGGCCATCGAGGAGGACATcaaagaagcagagggaggag GAGCCGGTCGGGGTAAAGACATGGCCAACATCACGGGCCACAGAGGAAAGGACATGTCCACCATCCTGCAGGCGGAGGAAGGCAAAGAGAACGGCCGGCCGCCGCGGCCCAGCGCCGCCCAGCGCCGGAAGAAGAGGCGGCGGCTCAACGACCTGGACAGCGACAGCACGGTggacgaggaggagagcgaggacgaGTTCCGGCTCAGCGACAG CTCCGAGGAAGAGTTTGTGGCCTCGGACAACGCCACGGAACCTGAGTCGGAGCAGGAGGACAGcgacggcggcagcagcgggaAGCGACGGCGGTCGTCCCACTCCAGGAGGGCGGTGAAGTGCAGGAGGAGctccaggaagaggaggaggcccCGAGGATACTCCgacgacgaggaggacgagacggacgaggacgacgacgacgaggaaATCG tGACTGAAGGCTCCAGTGAGTTCAGCGACAGCGACCTGGATATGAGCCGCCGGCGGTCTCGGCGCAGCCATAAGAAGCAGGTGAACTACTGCGAGACCTCCGAGTCCGAGGGATCCCAGGCCGGGACCAACCGGGCCAGGATGAAGCCTGGGAGACTGCCGGACAGCTCGGAGAGCgacg cgaGTTTCTCCAAAGAGTCTTCAGAGGAGCGGCGGGAGCGGCGGCCCCAGAGGAGGGCCGACTCCTCGGAGGACGAGTCCCGGCAGCGCCGCAGACGCCTGGCGCTCAAACGGCGGCGAGCGTCTGAAGACGACGACTCGGACGACTCCTCGGACGATTCTTCGGAGGAAGACCGGCCCGTCCGCAAGAGGGTGAACCGCATCGACTCggacgacgaggaggaggaggaggagcccacgccccaggaggaggagaaacccaaggagagggaggagtcaAAGGGAACCGCGCCGTCGGAGCCGCCGCCCATCAAGAGCCTGGAGGGCCTCGCCGGGCGGCCCGCGCCGGCCCCGCCTCTCGACCCGCCCAAGAACACGAGCGCCGCGGCGCCCAACGGGCTGGTGGGGACGGACGTGGCGGCGccggacgaggacgaggacgacctGTTAGGAGTCACAGACCTGGTGGACTACGTCTGCAATAACGAGGACCTGTAG